CCAGAAGTAATCTAGCCAACCAGCGGATTGCGTTTCCTTGCCGGCTTTAAATTGGGAGTGGACTGTCGGTGTGCCAATGTACAGGGCGCCGTTGGGCCCTACCGCATACATGTAGGTTTTGTCAGCGACTTTTTCGCGGCTTTCGTCATAGACCCATCGACCCTGGGCAAGGTCGATTTTGTGTGCTTTTCGCATAGCCTTGTCAAAAAAAGCGTATTTATAAAAAAAGCCCTCTGTGTTAAAAACATCGTCCAATGCTTTGTCTTCACTGACCTTAGCCAGATTGGTTTCACGTGCGTTAATTCTGTTTTTCATAATAGATACTAAATCATTACTGCGATAGGTATAACACTACCTAAAATGACATTAAGAAATAATTAAGAAATCAGTAATTTGCAAAATTGCAATACTATTTACACACTCTTATTAAAATGAACAGCAAATGAAGAGGAAAAGCAGCCTTTCCTTTGATTTAACGCTATACTCTGGGTAATTCATCAGGTGTTTTTCTATGCGTCTTCATTTTGATAACAGCTTTGCCCGCTTGCCGGATACGTTCTATACCCTGCTTGATGCGACACCCGTAAATGACTGTGAATTGATCCATGTCAATGAAGGGGTGGCTGCGCGTCTTGGCATTGGCGCTGACGTGTTAAGCTCCCCTTCATTCGCCCATTATTTTGGCGGCAATCAACGCCTGCCCGGCAGTAAGCCCCTGGCCATGGTGTATGCGGGACATCAATTCGGCTATTACGTGCCGCAACTGGGCGATGGCCGGGCTCTGTTGCTTGGCGAAATCATTAATGCTGAGGGCGAGCGCTGGGACATTCAATTAAAAGGTTCAGGCCAAACGCCCTATTCCCGCATGGGGGATGGCCGGGCGGTGCTGCGTTCGACCGTTCGCGAGTACTTAGCCTCCGAAGCCCTTCATGCCCTGGGCATTCCAACCACCCTGGCCTTGTGCATTGTGGCAACGCATGAGCCGGTTTACCGTCATGTGCCGGAGCCTGGTGCGGTATTGACCCGCGTGGCTGAATCGCACATCCGTATCGGCCATTTTGAGTATTTTTACTATACCCGTCAATTTGAAGCAGTGAAGCAGTTGGCCGATTATGTGTTAACACGGCATTATCCTGACCAACCGCACGATGAAAACGGCTACGCCTACCTTTTTGAGCAGGCGGTGTTACGCACCGCCCGTCTGATTGCGCAATGGCAGGCGGTGGGTTTTTGTCATGGGGTGATGAATACCGATAACATGTCGGTGTTGGGATTAACCATTGACTACGGTCCCTTTGGTTTTCTTGATGCCTATGACGCCGCGCACGTCTGCAACAGTTCGGATGAGACCGGTCGTTATGCCTTTGACCGGCAGCCTGCCATTGCCTTTTGGAATCTGATGGCCTTTGCTCAGGCGCTAACCCCTTTGCTGCCGCAGGACACGTTAAGGTCCATACTGGATTTGTTTCAACCGGAGCTGGTTAAGGCTTACAGCGACTTCATGCGCAAAAAAATGGGTTGGCAGTTACCGCAGGAAGAAGACATGGAACTCATCAATGCCATGCTGGATTTAATGCAGCAGCGCCGGCTCGACTACACCCTGTTTTTACGCACTTTAAGTGATTATGCGCTTCATCAGGATGACCGCTGCTTTGACCGTCTGACTTGCCGGCCTGAGGCCTTAAAGCCCTGGCTTGAAGCCTATGCTGCGCGTTGTGCCCGGGAAGGCGCCCGCGCTGATGAGCGTAGCCAGCAGATGAAAAGCGTAAACCCCAAATACATCCTGCGGAATTACCTCGCGCAACAAGCCATTGACGCCGCCTATGAACATCAGGATTACAGCGAAATCGACAGGCTCTTTCGCGTGTTGCAGAGGCCGTTTGATGAGCAGCCGGATAAAGCGCACTACGCGCAATTGCCGCCGGAATGGGCGGCGCGGATTTCGGTGAGTTGTTCTTCCTAGGATTAAAAGCGGTATTGGTTCTGCTGTTGCAGGAATTCCTTAAGCGTGATGGGTTTCGGATTTTTAAAAAAGCCAAAAACCAGTTGGCTTTCATGCTGGATGTCTGCGTTAAAAATGGTTTCGTCATCGGTTCCAGGAACAACCGGATCGGACACGGAGTCATAGATGGAGGCCACCGGGTGCGGTTTACCCTGTTCATGCCAGTTTAATTTGGCATGGCAGGTGGGGCAGACTTCAATCGGTAATTGCAACGCCTTGATGCGTTGTTTTTGCTGTTCAGTCAGGTAAATGCAATGGCCTAAACGGATTTTACCAAAAAAGGGATGATCACTCTGGTCAGGGTGATTTTTTACCCAGTCTTCAAGCGTTGCAAGAATGGTGTCGGTGTCTTGACGCTCCTGCAGGGTATCCGCTTCGCCCATGTGGATGGCAAGACCCACGTGCTTGTCCAGCGCCAGTTGAATGGTTTTGACCAATTCCTGTCCAGTTAATTGACGCGGTGCCAGGGGTTGGCCGCTGATGTCAATGCCTTTCAGCAAGCCGCCGCTTTGTAACACCTTTTGAATAAAGTAGTCGGCATCCTTGGCTGTGTGATGGACCCTGTCCAAGCTCAGTAAGCCATACGCTTCTTTCCCCAAAGCAGAATCTTCCCTGGCATCGAGCAGGCCTTTTAAAAAGGCAGCGATGTAATCGTCCACCGTGCAGGCATCCATGGGTTTCGGGGTCGTGCGGATCTCGAGGTAGTTCCCTGCGGAATTGGCAATGACATCGTAAGTGCCTTCCTGAATGTCCTTCAGTTTCTGCACCATCTTATGAACGAGAGCAAACTGTGTCCAAATCAGTTTAAGGCAGGCTTCGGTGTCGCGCGGTACTTCCCTGGATTTATCCTCATACTGTTGTTGAACTTCCTGAAATTGCTGGTAAACCTGCGGACACTTGTTTCTTTCTGCAATTCCCTTAAGGAAGCCCTTGCTGAAACTGCCATTGAGGTGGCAATGGAAATCGGCAAAATTCGGTTGCGTTTTAGTTTGCATGTCAGCCTCTTTAAGGTCGAAAGTCCTGCATTCTATCCGCAAATAAAGCCGACGTCAGCTTCGAATAACCCTTGGCCTGATAATCTGAATTTCAGGCCGAATGGCTATTTCCGTTTACCGCGGCTTTTGCTAGTATGAGGGCAACGTGCAGAGAGGGGGCAGGTATGGCTAAAGTGCAATTTCAAGTGGAACCGCACCCCGCACCGCAAGACGAGGCCGTGTTGCGCGCAGGCATTGTCAAGTTTAATGTCAGCTGCATTCATGAGCAGGCGAGCCATTTCTGTCTTTTCGCCAGAGACGATGGGCAATTGATTGGCGGCGCCTCCCTCTGGCAGCACAGTGACGCCTTTTACATCGATGTGCTGTGGTTTGAAGACAACTACCGTCGACAGGGCCTGGGTTCAGCACTTCTCGACAGGCTGGATAAGCAGGCGGTCAGTGCTGGCATTAAAAAAATATTTGTCGATACCTTTTCATTTCAAGCGCGTGATTTTTATGAAAAAAACGGTTTTGCGGTGATTGCCTGCGTACCGGAATACCTCCTGGGGCATGACCGTTATTTTCTTAAAAAAAGCCTGTCGTTCTGATCTGGCATTAAATTTGCTCAATGAAATGTCCATAAGCGCCTATGGACACACATCATGTTTTCGTTAAAGCCCACGTTTTCGAAACTGGTCGGTTTGGTCTTGTTGACGGCCGGTGTATCCGTCCAGGCAACTACCTGGTACCTGAAAGCCGGCAATACCCCCGGCAAAGGCACGGCCGAAGCCCCCTTCAACAGCATGGAAGCGCTTGGCAATCTCGCCGAAGAGGGGGACACGCTCATCATTCTTCCTTCCAACGAGGTTTTTAAAGGAAAAATCACGCTTAAACCGGATCAAATCATCAAGGGCGGCGGTGTGATTGATTGCGCGGGAACACCCTTTGTCTGCAAGGTCAATCAGGCGGGAGCCCGAATCACCAATCCCGATGGCGATGCCATTGAATTGGCGGAAAATACACAAATCATGGGCATTGAGATCATTAAACCCGCAGGCTATGCCATTTATGGGAAAAATGTTCGCAACGTGAAAATCAGCCACACCCGTATTGTCAGCGCCAATCAGGCGGCAAAGGTGCAGGATGAGTTTTTACCGCCGCCGGAGTTACGCGGCTTTATGACTTTTTTTCTGGGTAAACAATACAATAACAGGAATTTTCCCAAAGCAGCCATTGCCTTTGTCGGGGACAGCGATTATTCGCTGGATGCCATTGAAATCAGCCACAGCCTGATTGAAGGCGAAAATAATGGCGGGACTCGAGGATCCGG
This region of Legionella taurinensis genomic DNA includes:
- a CDS encoding GNAT family N-acetyltransferase, producing MAKVQFQVEPHPAPQDEAVLRAGIVKFNVSCIHEQASHFCLFARDDGQLIGGASLWQHSDAFYIDVLWFEDNYRRQGLGSALLDRLDKQAVSAGIKKIFVDTFSFQARDFYEKNGFAVIACVPEYLLGHDRYFLKKSLSF
- a CDS encoding protein adenylyltransferase SelO; this encodes MRLHFDNSFARLPDTFYTLLDATPVNDCELIHVNEGVAARLGIGADVLSSPSFAHYFGGNQRLPGSKPLAMVYAGHQFGYYVPQLGDGRALLLGEIINAEGERWDIQLKGSGQTPYSRMGDGRAVLRSTVREYLASEALHALGIPTTLALCIVATHEPVYRHVPEPGAVLTRVAESHIRIGHFEYFYYTRQFEAVKQLADYVLTRHYPDQPHDENGYAYLFEQAVLRTARLIAQWQAVGFCHGVMNTDNMSVLGLTIDYGPFGFLDAYDAAHVCNSSDETGRYAFDRQPAIAFWNLMAFAQALTPLLPQDTLRSILDLFQPELVKAYSDFMRKKMGWQLPQEEDMELINAMLDLMQQRRLDYTLFLRTLSDYALHQDDRCFDRLTCRPEALKPWLEAYAARCAREGARADERSQQMKSVNPKYILRNYLAQQAIDAAYEHQDYSEIDRLFRVLQRPFDEQPDKAHYAQLPPEWAARISVSCSS